A DNA window from Paraclostridium bifermentans contains the following coding sequences:
- the flgK gene encoding flagellar hook-associated protein FlgK: MSGLLGSLQSARTGMSVSQASIQTTSHNINNLNTPGYSRQRVDQKARSAYSYPGYNSQLGAGQLGTGVEASDVIRIRNTFYDFQFRSESHNYGETNIKYDYYKNMETIFNEPSDTAISASLNNFFNGWHELSKDPDSVGAKNVVIENAKYLVNNINKVHEKLDSIQDSLSKQQDNIMNDINNMLSNLEELNKNIKIVEGSGKTPNDLLDERDRILDDLSFKMNLNNPKVQDLIKDGNFSQDDLKEMQKLVEAGDEVSGELAGTIKMGKELESYKSQIGELAQGIADGVNKIYKDTDGDGVLSDAEKKNPSLFEIETIDVGTPPNVETKFVKMKLNKDIEKDPSNLKMTADMALKMYNLKNEKVKFGKAPNEKEMTINNLYNNMVQNLGQSSQSVIREEKNQSQMLLSIDNSRKSVSGVSMDEEMINLIQFQHAYNASAKVISTIDSLLDVVVNGLVR; the protein is encoded by the coding sequence ATGTCAGGATTATTAGGTAGTTTACAATCAGCAAGAACTGGTATGAGCGTAAGTCAAGCATCAATACAAACGACTTCTCACAATATCAATAATTTAAATACTCCGGGATATTCAAGACAGAGAGTAGATCAAAAAGCAAGAAGTGCATACAGCTATCCTGGGTATAATAGCCAATTAGGTGCAGGTCAATTAGGAACTGGAGTAGAAGCTTCAGATGTTATAAGAATAAGAAATACGTTTTATGATTTTCAGTTTAGAAGCGAATCTCATAATTATGGAGAAACCAATATAAAATATGACTATTATAAGAATATGGAAACTATATTTAACGAACCATCTGACACTGCAATTTCAGCATCTTTAAATAATTTCTTCAACGGATGGCATGAATTATCCAAAGATCCAGATAGTGTAGGTGCAAAGAACGTAGTAATAGAAAATGCAAAATATCTAGTTAATAATATAAATAAAGTTCATGAAAAACTAGATAGTATACAAGATTCACTATCAAAGCAACAAGACAATATAATGAATGATATAAACAATATGCTTTCTAATTTAGAAGAATTAAATAAAAATATAAAAATAGTAGAAGGTTCAGGTAAAACACCAAATGATTTACTAGATGAAAGAGATAGAATACTAGATGATTTAAGTTTTAAAATGAATTTAAATAACCCTAAGGTTCAAGATTTAATAAAAGATGGAAACTTTAGTCAAGATGATTTAAAAGAAATGCAAAAACTTGTAGAAGCTGGAGATGAAGTTTCAGGTGAGTTAGCTGGAACAATAAAGATGGGTAAAGAGCTTGAAAGCTACAAAAGTCAAATTGGAGAATTAGCACAAGGTATAGCAGATGGTGTTAATAAAATATATAAAGATACTGATGGGGATGGAGTTCTTAGTGATGCTGAAAAGAAAAATCCGAGTTTATTTGAGATAGAAACTATTGATGTTGGAACTCCACCTAATGTTGAAACTAAGTTTGTAAAAATGAAATTAAATAAAGATATAGAAAAAGATCCATCTAATTTAAAGATGACTGCTGATATGGCATTAAAAATGTACAATTTAAAAAATGAAAAAGTTAAATTTGGAAAAGCTCCAAATGAAAAAGAAATGACTATAAATAACCTATACAACAATATGGTACAAAATCTAGGACAATCATCTCAATCTGTAATCAGAGAAGAAAAAAATCAAAGTCAAATGTTATTAAGTATAGATAACTCAAGAAAAAGTGTATCGGGTGTTTCTATGGATGAGGAAATGATAAACCTTATTCAATTTCAACATGCATATAATGCTAGTGCAAAAGTTATATCTACAATAGATTCTTTGCTAGATGTAGTTGTAAATGGGTTAGTAAGATAA
- a CDS encoding flagellar protein FlgN, producing MKPELKVIIYEQRKLFRELLNLLDEQYDLILGKDVKLLEKVAKKLENASRNVAKLEIQRRNIVGSDFSMGSLIEESDDKNIKEAYEEIKQTIKMIEIQKESNDVILKQKLFFNKKMLNVLKPSQGIGTYNYSGQLGK from the coding sequence TTGAAGCCAGAGTTAAAAGTTATAATATACGAGCAAAGAAAACTATTTAGAGAATTATTAAATTTATTAGATGAACAATATGATTTAATACTTGGAAAAGATGTTAAATTATTAGAAAAAGTAGCTAAAAAATTAGAAAATGCATCAAGAAATGTAGCAAAGTTAGAAATACAAAGAAGGAATATAGTTGGATCTGATTTTAGTATGGGATCTTTAATAGAAGAAAGTGATGATAAAAATATTAAAGAAGCATATGAAGAAATTAAACAAACTATAAAAATGATAGAAATTCAAAAAGAATCTAATGATGTAATTTTGAAACAAAAGTTATTTTTTAATAAAAAAATGTTAAATGTATTAAAACCAAGTCAAGGCATAGGTACATATAATTATAGTGGACAATTAGGAAAATAA
- the flgM gene encoding flagellar biosynthesis anti-sigma factor FlgM, translating into MKITNDKHVVFNSIYKMDKLKNNNESKNKNNTDSIQISDLGKYLSKVNSKEEPMDMEKINRLKNEIESGTYKVDSRILAKKIVEKL; encoded by the coding sequence TTGAAAATTACTAATGATAAACATGTAGTATTCAATAGCATATATAAAATGGATAAACTAAAAAATAATAATGAAAGTAAAAATAAAAATAATACTGATAGCATTCAAATATCAGATTTGGGAAAATATTTGAGTAAAGTAAATTCGAAAGAAGAGCCAATGGATATGGAAAAAATTAACCGTCTTAAAAATGAAATTGAAAGTGGAACTTATAAAGTAGATTCTAGAATTTTAGCTAAGAAGATAGTAGAAAAATTGTAG
- a CDS encoding FliM/FliN family flagellar motor switch protein, which produces MQIKNEVKDIYEPKFAQLQTGNLESINAIEAISHAEMELDVLVGSTRVKISSIVNLKEGDVLALDKYLEEPLDISINGVTIASGESMIINDKIAVRLSKIKSMQEEY; this is translated from the coding sequence ATGCAAATTAAAAATGAAGTGAAAGATATATATGAACCTAAGTTTGCACAATTACAAACTGGAAATTTAGAATCTATAAATGCTATAGAGGCTATATCACATGCAGAAATGGAACTGGACGTTTTAGTGGGAAGTACTCGTGTGAAAATATCTAGTATAGTAAACCTTAAAGAAGGTGACGTTTTAGCATTAGACAAATACTTAGAAGAGCCATTAGATATAAGTATAAATGGAGTTACTATAGCAAGTGGAGAAAGTATGATAATAAATGATAAAATAGCGGTAAGATTATCAAAGATAAAATCAATGCAAGAAGAATATTAA
- a CDS encoding YaaR family protein, giving the protein MKIREFKISSENSSIDIKKPKQSLSFSDSFNKVSISKSKEEVDRYLNQIKDIGKDLANTRGYSHVIRYKQAIQKYLKSVVDYTYETDKKDSFWSNNYFKTVKVVDEKLENLTKSVLENEKDNIDIISEIDNINGLLIDLYS; this is encoded by the coding sequence ATGAAAATAAGAGAATTTAAAATTTCTAGTGAAAATAGTTCAATAGATATAAAGAAGCCAAAGCAGTCACTAAGCTTTAGTGATAGTTTCAATAAGGTGAGTATATCTAAAAGCAAAGAAGAGGTAGATAGATATTTAAATCAAATTAAAGACATAGGAAAAGACTTAGCAAATACAAGAGGGTATTCACATGTCATTAGATATAAGCAAGCTATACAAAAATATTTAAAGTCTGTAGTTGATTACACATATGAGACAGATAAAAAAGATTCTTTTTGGAGCAATAATTATTTTAAAACAGTAAAAGTAGTTGATGAAAAATTAGAGAACTTAACTAAGTCTGTTTTAGAAAATGAAAAGGATAATATAGATATTATTTCAGAAATAGATAATATTAACGGGCTTTTAATTGATCTATATTCGTAA
- a CDS encoding EAL domain-containing protein has protein sequence MNYKQLIEIKNNVRAHMNKKDTLTGIYNKDYFFDYISNKPNGTIIKINVDGINFVNVHYGMEIGDTLMRFIAICLEENCNCENAVIARLSSFDFIVHKTNTNNERIYEFMEEIKSILTKEIKDIYKVYINFNIAAVIYKNDDLDIAYSISKLDICMKNLISKGNRVGIYNDTYEEHISIQSIESAIKSNEIKLHYQPKIDLNTEKIVGVEVLIRWFSKTHGYIHPEKIISFAEDCGYINILGKWILEKACIGINYLNKKLNTNIDLSVNISPLQLEEKDFISDIIEILEDTKFDSKSLKLEITESENIEDIIKINDIINNIKKTGIKISIDDFGKGFNSINYIKNYNVDEIKIDKSLVEYSNRNPMFVESLINMIHTTQTTVVAEGVETEKEYLRLKSMECDLVQGYYFYKPMDLNELIESVKEEKLTTEDELTVGEFY, from the coding sequence ATGAACTACAAGCAATTGATAGAAATTAAAAATAATGTAAGAGCACATATGAATAAAAAAGATACGTTAACAGGTATATACAATAAGGATTACTTTTTTGACTATATATCAAATAAGCCAAATGGAACCATTATAAAGATTAATGTAGATGGGATAAATTTTGTGAATGTACATTATGGAATGGAAATTGGAGACACATTGATGAGATTTATAGCTATTTGTTTAGAGGAAAACTGTAATTGTGAAAATGCAGTAATAGCTAGGCTTTCAAGTTTTGATTTTATAGTTCATAAGACGAATACAAATAATGAGAGAATTTATGAATTCATGGAAGAAATCAAATCTATATTAACAAAAGAAATAAAAGATATATATAAGGTTTACATCAATTTTAATATAGCTGCAGTTATATACAAAAATGATGATTTAGACATAGCTTATTCTATTAGCAAATTAGATATATGCATGAAAAATTTAATTAGCAAGGGGAATAGGGTTGGGATATATAATGATACATACGAAGAACATATAAGTATACAATCGATAGAGAGTGCAATAAAGAGTAATGAAATTAAGTTGCATTACCAACCTAAAATAGATTTAAATACAGAAAAAATAGTAGGTGTAGAAGTTTTAATAAGATGGTTTAGTAAAACACATGGATATATACACCCTGAAAAAATAATATCCTTTGCAGAAGATTGTGGATATATAAATATTTTAGGCAAATGGATACTAGAGAAGGCTTGTATAGGTATAAATTACTTAAATAAAAAATTAAACACAAATATAGATTTATCAGTAAACATATCGCCACTACAATTAGAAGAAAAAGATTTTATAAGTGATATAATTGAAATATTAGAAGATACTAAATTTGATTCTAAATCTTTAAAGTTAGAAATAACAGAGAGTGAAAATATAGAAGATATAATAAAGATAAATGATATAATAAATAATATTAAAAAAACTGGAATAAAAATATCAATAGATGATTTTGGAAAAGGATTCAACTCAATTAACTATATAAAAAATTATAATGTAGATGAAATAAAGATAGATAAATCCTTAGTTGAATATTCAAATAGAAACCCCATGTTTGTTGAAAGTTTAATAAATATGATTCACACAACTCAAACAACTGTTGTTGCAGAAGGTGTAGAAACAGAAAAGGAATATTTAAGATTAAAAAGTATGGAATGTGATTTAGTACAAGGATACTATTTTTATAAACCTATGGATTTAAATGAGTTAATTGAGTCAGTAAAAGAAGAAAAACTTACAACAGAGGACGAATTAACTGTAGGGGAATTTTATTAA
- a CDS encoding lytic transglycosylase domain-containing protein encodes MIDNIDLLKMTALMSNNNSYKTYSNTESGQAFDMLILGLLKAVANTPQGRTNQYVNNCCTCCNHNNNNIQTSNNKTENLDTVNSMHNSNKLTSTSKNKDVNAQIENAIAISSKKYGVDENLIRSIIKVESDFNPKCTSKAGAKGLMQLMPENCRDLGVKNPYDIYENIDGGTRHIKEYLDKYNGDTKMALMAYNGGPTRMRKRGVNSPEDIYLMPKETQNYVPKVMKYYKG; translated from the coding sequence ATGATTGACAATATAGATTTATTAAAAATGACAGCATTAATGTCAAATAACAATAGTTATAAAACTTACAGTAACACAGAGAGCGGACAAGCATTTGATATGTTAATATTAGGTTTGTTAAAAGCAGTAGCAAATACGCCGCAAGGCAGAACTAATCAATATGTAAACAATTGTTGTACATGTTGTAATCATAATAATAACAATATACAAACATCAAATAATAAAACTGAAAACTTAGATACAGTAAACTCTATGCATAATAGTAATAAACTTACATCAACATCTAAAAATAAAGATGTAAATGCACAAATAGAAAATGCTATAGCTATATCATCTAAGAAATATGGGGTTGATGAAAATTTAATAAGATCAATAATAAAAGTAGAATCAGATTTTAATCCCAAGTGTACATCAAAAGCAGGAGCTAAAGGTTTAATGCAACTTATGCCTGAAAATTGTAGAGATCTAGGTGTTAAAAACCCATATGATATATATGAAAATATAGATGGTGGAACAAGACATATAAAAGAATATTTAGATAAGTACAATGGCGATACGAAAATGGCTTTAATGGCGTATAATGGAGGACCGACAAGAATGAGAAAAAGAGGAGTTAATTCTCCAGAAGATATATATTTAATGCCAAAAGAAACACAAAATTATGTGCCTAAAGTTATGAAATATTATAAGGGATAA
- a CDS encoding TraB/GumN family protein, giving the protein MKFIKKLLLLTLPIVILVLGVGCTNKSSNTNQSGTSGKSTVPMKGFFWEAKKGNDTIYLTGSMQPSKPNLDYNNETMKKILKETDALALEINFKDQKVVKELQEQQKQEIYLKDKKLKDLLTKEEQGKLDKILESLELKYKEVENLSPSGFLSLVKQVEAEKAGLTGTSLNGYLANKFNEDKKKIVSLESNKTQVDILKKSTQDLKEFVNTFSSKTLKDTTKDMNENMYAFIKGDTGYMEQEANKLQKENSKEYETQYLKRDEQMAKKIDELAKQKQKYIVSVGALHFFGENSILKNLESMGYTVTQIK; this is encoded by the coding sequence ATGAAATTTATAAAGAAGTTACTATTATTAACACTACCAATTGTAATTTTAGTCCTAGGAGTAGGATGTACAAATAAAAGTAGTAATACCAATCAAAGCGGAACTTCAGGAAAGTCAACAGTACCTATGAAAGGGTTTTTCTGGGAAGCTAAAAAAGGAAATGATACTATATATTTAACTGGGTCTATGCAACCAAGTAAACCAAATTTAGATTATAATAACGAAACAATGAAAAAAATATTGAAAGAGACAGATGCTTTAGCTCTTGAAATAAATTTTAAAGATCAAAAAGTAGTAAAAGAACTTCAAGAACAACAAAAACAGGAAATATATTTAAAAGATAAAAAACTAAAGGACTTACTTACAAAAGAAGAACAAGGTAAGTTAGACAAAATATTAGAATCATTAGAATTAAAATATAAAGAAGTTGAAAATCTAAGCCCAAGTGGATTTTTATCATTAGTTAAACAAGTAGAAGCAGAAAAAGCAGGTTTAACAGGAACTTCATTAAATGGCTACTTAGCAAATAAGTTTAATGAAGATAAAAAGAAAATAGTATCACTAGAGAGCAATAAAACTCAAGTAGATATACTAAAAAAATCAACACAAGATTTGAAAGAATTTGTAAATACGTTCAGCTCAAAAACATTAAAAGATACAACAAAAGATATGAATGAAAATATGTATGCCTTTATAAAAGGAGATACTGGATATATGGAACAAGAAGCTAATAAACTACAAAAAGAAAACTCAAAAGAGTATGAAACACAATATCTAAAAAGAGACGAACAAATGGCAAAGAAAATTGATGAATTAGCAAAACAAAAACAAAAATATATTGTGTCAGTAGGAGCTCTTCACTTCTTCGGGGAAAATAGTATATTAAAAAATCTTGAAAGTATGGGATACACAGTAACTCAAATCAAGTAA
- the murJ gene encoding murein biosynthesis integral membrane protein MurJ gives MSNLAKSAFWLMVVTMLSKVLGFGREIILGYFYGTSAYSDVYIVAMNIPLVLFASIGIALGTTFIPLYQEVLNEKGEKRALQFSNNIMCILVILSILLAILGYVFAEPLVKMFAMHYTGEKLVLAVKFVRIMIGGVVFIGLSNLMTSYLQIQGDFTVPGMIGFPNNIIIIASIIMAALTKKIYILAIGTLVGMASQFLFQVPFAIKKGYKFKPRIDLKDEYLKKMLWLVMPVFIGVAVNQVNAMVDRSLASGLGDGVITALNNANRLNGFVMGLFIATLGSVIYPTLSKLSTENNNEKFAESVANSVNCVNLLVLPASVGAIVLATPVVRILFERGAFDDRSTVLTATALVFYSVGMVGFGLRDILGKVFYSLKDTKTPMINGMIAVALNIVLNIILVKVMGHRGLALATSLSAIICIILFFRSLKKKIGYYGQDKIRATFIKTLIASLVMGVVTYFVYKFLFGMLGLGFIQEAISLGAAVGMGGVVYFALIIVFKVEEVDMAIDMIKKKLKK, from the coding sequence ATGAGTAATTTGGCGAAATCAGCATTTTGGCTTATGGTAGTTACGATGTTGTCAAAAGTATTAGGATTTGGAAGGGAAATTATATTAGGATATTTTTATGGGACAAGTGCATATAGTGATGTATATATAGTAGCGATGAACATACCGTTAGTTTTATTTGCATCTATAGGTATAGCTTTAGGTACAACATTCATACCATTATATCAAGAAGTTTTAAATGAAAAAGGTGAAAAAAGAGCTTTACAATTTTCAAACAATATAATGTGTATATTAGTAATACTAAGCATATTATTAGCTATTTTAGGTTATGTATTTGCAGAACCTTTGGTAAAGATGTTTGCAATGCATTATACTGGAGAAAAGTTAGTGCTAGCAGTTAAATTTGTAAGAATTATGATTGGCGGAGTTGTATTTATAGGATTAAGTAACTTGATGACATCATACTTACAAATTCAAGGGGACTTTACTGTTCCTGGAATGATAGGATTTCCAAATAATATTATAATAATTGCATCTATAATAATGGCAGCATTAACAAAAAAAATATATATATTAGCGATAGGAACATTAGTTGGAATGGCATCTCAATTTTTATTTCAAGTTCCGTTTGCTATAAAGAAAGGGTATAAGTTTAAACCTAGAATTGATTTAAAAGATGAATACTTAAAGAAAATGTTATGGCTAGTGATGCCAGTATTTATAGGAGTTGCAGTTAACCAAGTAAATGCAATGGTAGACAGAAGTTTAGCATCAGGACTTGGAGATGGAGTAATAACTGCTTTAAATAATGCAAATAGATTAAATGGATTTGTTATGGGGCTATTTATAGCCACTTTAGGATCAGTTATATATCCAACCTTATCTAAATTATCAACTGAAAATAATAATGAAAAATTTGCAGAATCAGTAGCTAATAGTGTAAACTGTGTTAATTTACTAGTTTTACCAGCATCGGTTGGAGCTATAGTCCTTGCAACGCCAGTTGTTAGAATACTGTTTGAAAGAGGAGCGTTTGATGACAGATCTACGGTATTAACAGCAACTGCTTTAGTATTTTATTCAGTTGGAATGGTTGGATTTGGATTAAGAGATATACTGGGTAAAGTTTTTTATTCATTAAAAGATACCAAAACACCAATGATAAATGGTATGATAGCAGTCGCTTTAAACATTGTACTTAATATAATTTTAGTAAAAGTTATGGGACATAGAGGGTTAGCACTAGCAACAAGTTTATCGGCAATAATATGTATAATTTTATTTTTTAGAAGTTTAAAGAAAAAAATTGGATATTATGGACAAGATAAAATAAGAGCTACATTTATAAAAACGCTAATAGCATCACTTGTAATGGGAGTCGTAACATATTTTGTATATAAGTTTTTATTTGGAATGCTAGGATTAGGATTTATACAAGAAGCAATTTCGTTAGGAGCTGCTGTAGGTATGGGTGGAGTCGTATACTTTGCGCTTATAATAGTATTTAAAGTAGAAGAAGTAGATATGGCAATAGATATGATAAAGAAAAAGTTAAAAAAATAA
- a CDS encoding mechanosensitive ion channel family protein — translation MDENIVQSVTENVEKISNMPLDIITHKFLNWITTFGAKLIIGLLVIFIGLKVIKKVVKHFTTFLQKKSVDVTLTKFLHAFAEVTLKAFLFLIILGYWDVQLTGLAALVASGGVAIGLALQGSLSNFAGGFIILLIRSFKVGDYIETGIYQGSVEEIGLFYTKLTTVDNKLILIPNGSLSNGSLVNYSAKEKRRVDLTFSVSYENNVNHVKDVLIDVVKKQNFVLSDPSFFVGITAHGPSSIDFTVRVWCKSEHYWDIHGSLLEEVKIRFDKENISIPYPQMDVHIKK, via the coding sequence TTGGATGAAAATATAGTACAATCAGTTACTGAAAATGTTGAAAAAATAAGTAACATGCCTTTAGATATAATAACTCATAAGTTTTTAAACTGGATTACAACTTTTGGTGCTAAACTTATTATAGGATTACTTGTTATATTTATAGGTTTAAAAGTTATAAAAAAGGTTGTTAAGCACTTTACAACTTTCCTGCAAAAGAAATCTGTTGATGTAACTCTTACTAAGTTTTTACATGCATTTGCTGAAGTGACATTAAAAGCATTCCTATTTTTAATAATACTTGGATATTGGGATGTTCAATTAACAGGACTTGCTGCATTGGTGGCTTCTGGAGGGGTTGCTATTGGTTTAGCTCTTCAAGGAAGTTTATCTAACTTTGCAGGAGGTTTTATAATACTTTTAATTAGATCTTTTAAAGTTGGTGACTATATAGAAACAGGAATTTATCAAGGAAGCGTTGAAGAGATTGGTTTATTCTATACTAAGCTTACAACAGTTGATAATAAGTTAATATTAATTCCTAATGGATCTTTATCAAATGGTAGCTTAGTTAACTACTCTGCCAAAGAAAAAAGAAGAGTAGATTTAACTTTTAGTGTTAGTTATGAAAATAATGTAAATCATGTTAAAGATGTTTTAATTGATGTTGTTAAAAAACAAAATTTTGTTTTATCTGATCCATCTTTTTTTGTAGGTATAACTGCCCATGGACCTAGCTCTATAGATTTTACAGTTAGAGTATGGTGTAAATCTGAACATTACTGGGATATTCATGGTAGTTTATTAGAAGAAGTTAAAATAAGATTTGATAAGGAAAATATTAGTATACCTTATCCTCAAATGGATGTGCATATAAAGAAATAA
- the galU gene encoding UTP--glucose-1-phosphate uridylyltransferase GalU: protein MKKKIRKAIIPAAGLGTRFLPATKSQPKEMLPIVDKPTLQYIIEEAVNSGIEEILIVTGKNKKSIEDHFDRSIELELELEQKGKTEMLKMVKDISNMADIYFIRQKEPRGLGDAIYCAKSFVGDEPFAVLLGDDIVDSEVPCLAQLIDVYNEYNTSILGVQRVETEDIEKYGIVDAKYIEDGVYKVNNLVEKPKSDESPSNIAILGRYIITPTVFEVLKNQSPGKGGEIQLTDALNTLSKYEAIYAYNFEGRRYDVGNKLEFLEATVDFALKRDDLGKEFMEFLNHRVNHGNEDLNNKKVVEELEMIIQESDKTNY from the coding sequence ATGAAAAAGAAAATAAGAAAAGCAATAATACCAGCAGCAGGTTTAGGAACCAGATTTTTACCAGCAACAAAGTCTCAACCTAAAGAAATGTTACCTATAGTTGATAAACCAACTCTACAATATATAATAGAAGAAGCTGTAAATTCAGGAATAGAAGAAATTTTAATAGTAACAGGGAAAAATAAAAAATCTATAGAAGATCACTTTGATAGAAGTATAGAACTAGAGTTAGAGTTAGAACAAAAAGGAAAAACAGAAATGTTAAAGATGGTAAAAGATATATCAAATATGGCAGATATATACTTCATACGTCAAAAAGAACCTAGAGGTTTAGGTGATGCAATTTATTGTGCTAAAAGTTTTGTAGGAGATGAGCCATTTGCTGTACTTTTAGGAGATGATATCGTAGATAGTGAAGTACCTTGCTTAGCACAACTAATAGATGTATACAATGAATATAATACATCTATATTAGGGGTTCAAAGAGTAGAAACTGAAGATATTGAAAAATATGGAATAGTAGATGCGAAATATATAGAAGATGGTGTTTATAAAGTTAACAATTTAGTAGAAAAACCAAAATCTGATGAGTCTCCATCTAACATAGCTATATTAGGTAGATATATAATAACTCCGACTGTTTTTGAAGTATTAAAAAATCAAAGCCCTGGTAAGGGAGGAGAAATACAGTTAACAGATGCATTAAATACACTAAGTAAATATGAAGCAATATATGCATATAACTTTGAAGGTAGAAGATACGATGTTGGAAATAAATTAGAATTTTTAGAGGCTACAGTAGACTTTGCATTAAAAAGAGATGATTTAGGTAAGGAATTTATGGAATTTTTAAATCACAGAGTAAATCATGGGAATGAAGATTTAAATAATAAAAAAGTAGTTGAAGAACTTGAAATGATAATACAAGAATCTGATAAAACTAATTATTAA
- a CDS encoding TraB/GumN family protein, translating to MNRLKNLVIVMLLIIVPSFLVGCSASAQAKIDIQKDKAKGFFWEAKKDNKVVYLVGTLHPAKGNINYLNSTMEKILDNTDALALEVNLNDKEVLEKAQEIDKENLYIEKGELKDLLTKEEQVKLDKVLKDFNIEYNEVKYLSPDGFSSYIEEKQEEEGGFIYSSDQWLQEIYDTNKKDIVGLENTDEHFKLVYELTGSLKTFLAEYNSDLVGKGEKTMDEIGNAFIKGDSEYMEKRSEDLRKSNKELYEKLSKNRNIDMANEIDKLAQGDKRYVVAVGTLHYFGKDSILKQLEEKGYRITKLEN from the coding sequence GTGAATAGGTTGAAAAATCTAGTAATAGTGATGTTGTTAATAATAGTACCATCATTTTTAGTTGGATGTAGTGCAAGTGCGCAGGCAAAAATAGATATACAAAAAGACAAGGCAAAGGGATTTTTTTGGGAAGCAAAAAAAGATAATAAAGTAGTTTATTTGGTAGGAACATTGCATCCGGCAAAAGGAAATATAAATTATTTAAATTCAACAATGGAGAAAATTTTAGATAATACGGATGCACTGGCACTAGAAGTAAACTTAAATGATAAAGAAGTATTAGAGAAAGCTCAGGAGATAGATAAAGAAAATCTATATATAGAAAAAGGAGAATTAAAAGATTTATTAACTAAAGAAGAACAAGTTAAACTTGATAAGGTTTTAAAAGATTTTAATATTGAGTACAATGAAGTCAAGTATCTAAGTCCTGATGGCTTTTCCTCATATATTGAAGAAAAACAAGAAGAAGAGGGTGGATTTATATATAGCTCAGATCAATGGTTACAAGAAATTTATGATACTAATAAGAAAGATATAGTAGGGCTTGAAAATACAGATGAGCATTTCAAATTAGTATATGAATTAACAGGTAGTCTTAAAACTTTTTTAGCGGAGTATAACTCGGATTTAGTTGGAAAAGGTGAAAAAACTATGGATGAAATTGGGAATGCATTTATAAAAGGTGATTCGGAGTATATGGAAAAAAGATCTGAAGATTTGCGTAAATCAAATAAAGAACTATACGAAAAGTTAAGCAAAAATAGAAATATAGATATGGCCAATGAAATTGATAAATTAGCACAAGGAGATAAGAGATATGTTGTAGCAGTTGGGACATTGCATTATTTTGGGAAAGACAGCATATTAAAGCAATTAGAAGAAAAAGGATATAGAATAACTAAACTAGAAAATTAA